ATGTAATTTCCCATGATTGACTCTTTAGTCAACTGCTCCAAGCGTCGTGGAAActcgagcttctcttctctgaGCTCATCGAGGAGGTCACTGTCGATGCGTGTGCAAAACCCTCTTTCGATGTGGCTCATGAGAGAGCCTAGGCGCTTGAAAGGACCCTGGCCGCAGCCGGGACAGTCAATATTCTGCTCAAGAGGATGCTCCTGTTTTGGGGGTTAGAAGGGATTCTGTGTTAATTTGTTCAGAAAGGTTGAAGGCTTGTGCCGATTGACTTACCACCTGCATGTGCTTCATCTCTCCTTCCAAGGTATGAAAATCTCGGCCGCAGAACTTGCAATGAATGTGATCCTCTTTGTTTTCATTCCGTTTGGATTTCTTGTGCTCTACCAAGTGTTCCCAAACAGAGAACGGCTTCTGGCAGTGTTTGCAGAACCAAGGCCCGCCGGAAAACGGATGAGAAGAATCCATTGTGCTGTTGGAGGAAGTGGAAAGTTTGTAGAATAGGGATATGCAGACCCAAAGGTCAATTATCGTCTCGTGAGTGGGATAGAAAAGGATTAATGCAAAATGGAAAGGGAGAAAGCGGAGGATTGGGGGTGAAAGAGCAATAAATAGTGGCATTAGGTTTGCATGAGATAGAAGTGAGATAAAAGCATAGGCAGCCTAAGGCACAAGGTGCGGCCTCAGATAGGGATCAGAGCCGCTGAAGGGCAGGTGCACAGTGAATCACGGCTGTAGATTTGCGTTTGCAGCCGCATCCATCAAAACTATCAGACCACAATGTATGGGCTTTCTGTCTGCACACTGGTTTAGGAGGCACATTTGAGTGCAACTATCTGACCGAAGCTTAACATCGTGTAGCTTTGGACGATGATAGTTTCTTATCAGCTACGAATCTACCACTATTCGTCATCCATCTCGCCGTAGTCGTCCTCGTCTCCTTCAAAGCCAGTGTGCCCCatcccttcttcctcttcagaGCCGTTCTCGttttcctcgtcatcctcatcttcgtcgtcatcatcatcgctgcCAGCCTCAGAGTCCTCGCTCTGTTCCATCCTGCCCAGTATGCTCGCTGCCTCCGCTTCTGCGTCTGCCTCGAggtctgcatctgcatctgcatcgtGGGATGTAACAACAGACTGTCCTTCCATAGCATCGATGTCAATCTTAGCGCGAGGGCGAACTCTCACATTGTAGacctggctcttcttcttggacgGCTCTCGACCTCGGAGTTGCGTGAGCTCCTCAGTTGTTAGGTTTAGATTAGGtagaggaagatgaaaagtGGCCGAGGTAGATCGAATCGGCGTCTGATCTCCGCACTGAAGCGTTGGGGCGAAGTCTTCCTTGGTCAACTGCCGACCAAACTGGATCGCCACAAGCTTCGTCTTCATAATGGCCTTGACTTTTGCCCACAAGCCTCCGTGATACCACCCACTACTAACATCCCACGTCGAACGCACCTCTGCATTATCTAGCAGCTCCCGAAGCAATGGATCTGTAATATCGCACACCTGCCACACCTTGCCATCGGTGTGGTACGTCTCTCCGTCGAACATGTGGCTGGCCGATAACTCTTGGACAAACTCCTTTGTTCGGCCCATCTGGACCCTCCGGAGGGATTGCCAGGTTTGGTCTTTACGGGCTCGCTTCTGCTTAGGAAGCTTGAACATGAGGGTTTGGTATATGCGATACTTGGGGTCTGTCCTGGGGTCGATTCCGTACGGAACTactccatctctccaagGCCCACCCTTGAACTGATAAGCCGCATAGTTGAGGTACTTTTTCAGCTCGTTCCAATTTCGAAGCTTGCCGGCAAGGTGGTTCAATAGAGAACGACGAGTCCAGACTGGACGGTCTTCAAatgcttcttccagctgaGCGATAACCTCCACCATACGCGGATCAGTCATGTCGGGGGGGATTTGGGGCCCGGTAGGGGCGGCATCTTCTGTTCCTATAAAGTGGCCAACTTGCTTGACCGCTGTTGTGTTGACGGTTCCGCCATCTTCTGTTAAGCGAACATACGGGTTCTGTGAATAAAAGTAGTTGAATGGCAGACTCATGTGGGTGAAGATGGGCGGCGGTATGATGTCCACATTCGAGCCTTGGTCGATGCCGGGTGCAAACTTGAACTCCTTTAGCTTCTCGACTATGGTCGTAGTTAGTAAGTCGTCAAATGGCATGGGCAAAGAGAATTATATACCATCTCCGGGCAGCACTTGGTTGACAAATCTCTGCGCGAATGATGATTTGTCCATGTCCCAGTAAAAATCTGCCAGGCCCCTGAAGCGATGAGTGTGCTTAATCAATCCGACAGCCTCGACGTGGTATTTGTCGACATTGTCCTCCAATTTGCGTCTCAAAAGCCTTGGATCATCGAGACGTGCTATGGAACGGACGTTTTCTGAGGGTGAGGCTTCATCGACGCCTTGAAGCTCTACGTCGCCTTGCCAGGGCTCGTTCGTCCCACGTTTGCGCTTCCTCCCTGTTCGTTTGGGAACTGTGACCTTGAGCACGATATTATGAGACCTGGCGTTATGTGACATGATGGGCGGACAAAAAGGTTCCTCTGGATTTATATACAATGGTATTGAGTTTCTTAGAGGATCCAGGACCTATACGCAAGAAGGTTTGTTTATGAGCAAATCGACAAGACACACCCTGCTGCATATGAACTACGGCATAACACTTACATGTCGTAGAGAAGGAACCCTGCCAAAGGCCTTGACAGCTCGGTCAACATCTTCGACAACTGCCGGGATCTCGACCGCAGTGAGCTCCCTTGGTGGTATGGCATATCGAGGAGCACCATCTTCGCGGCGGTCCCGAGCCGGATTCCTCGCTGTGCTTCCTGAGCTGCCGATTCCCACGTCCTCTTGACGAGGCGTGTCCATGGCGAAGGATTTTTTCGTGAAGCTTCAATACCTTTTAGCTTCCGTTCATATCTGGATGGATCAATGGTGGATTTGATGGATGCCAAACAAGACCCCTGCAACAGCTGCTGAAAAAGCTCCAGCTAGCGAAACAGTCTGAATCAAACAACTGGAGCTGGAATGGGGTGGCATACAGTACAGGCCAGGGGCATCGCGCACCGTGTCGCTCCAGACGCTAAATGAGGCCCCAGGTAAGGAGGTACGTAATTTACGCATCACGCGCTTGTTGGGGCGGTGTTTGAGACTCGAGCTTCTGCACTTCCGATTGGCCAGCGGCACTGTCCATCCTGACCACTGCAGCGCCTGGACAGTGCCCTAAGACATGCCGCACAGTATGAAGGCCTGTCGAGGAGCTTGGACAACACTGGCACTGAATGCCCGGGTTATTGGAGACGACAGTCCTTTGGTGGGATCAAATCACAAAAGGTGTCATGCCTATTGAGCGAGCTGGTCGCCGTCCATTCTCTCGTTTGTTTCCCGTCGCGATCAATTGATTCAGTCCCGTCCTCAGCTCCCTATTGTGTAGCTGGAGCATTCGAGCCGCTACGGGGGAATCGGATTTAGTGCCAGTCCTTAGCGAACAACTCGCCCCTACGGCCCCTACAGCCCCTACAGGCTACAGCCCAGCCCCTACAGCCGGGTCGTTGGACAGGTACCCGGCAGTACTCCCCAGCAGCAGTGATCGCCTGAGCGCCGGCTAGGCACAGGTACAGCCGTACAGGCAGGTTCAGGTTCCACGTCTCGACtcttcagcaacagcaactcCCCCGCGTCAACGCCTCTCTGACGGCTAAACCTCCAAGCTGCTTGTTGTTAGCTCctctgatctgatctgaGCGTGCTGCCAGCATCCAGCCCGCCGCTGACGCTCTCTACCTCTGCCTCTCGAcctctctttcatctctaTCTCGCGATCTCTCTCGGGCGACAGGCGGATCAAAGGCCAAAGACCAGCCCATCGCCTTCTCGACGTCGACTCTGCGCGACCAGACGACAATTGGCCACCCTGAAGCCGCCCCCAACACCCTCCGGCCCagtccaatccaatccaatcctgCTACTCTACTCTGGGCGGACTGCCATCCATCGCACCGGATCGACCCCTGCCCTCTTGCTGTCTCCGACCAGCTCCCTGAGACCCGCGTTCCTGCGTCCAAACGAGCCCTCTCTGTCCCTCCCAGGTCGAAGCCGCCTCCTACACAGACGTCGACGCAATCAGGTCATCGCCTCTGCCATCGCCTCTGCAAACACGCGCCTTCGTGGCCCGACGACGCCGTTTACCCCCGGCATAGCTGGCGTTGCCCCCCTTCGCCTAGGCTCGCCTCACCTCCGCTCCGCATCCCGACTGTGTGTTGCCTTGCTACCCCACTGCGGCTACGGAGTTGGCTGGACGGCTTCCGGTCTTCGATATAGTTATTCCTGAGCAGCGTTGCAAGCCAAGATGAAGCGATTCAGCCAGAGAGTAGTGAGTCCCCCCTCCCTTGATACCCGTTGCGCGCTCTAGGTGCTGTCCGTCGGCGTCGCTCCCCTTTGTCCAGCTAGCTGGCAGCCGCTGATGCCAAGTCGTCCAACTAGCTCTCTCGAGGCAAAGATGCCACAAAGTCCTCCAAGAAGAATAAGGATTCCAAGGATGGAACTTCGTCTCCCTCGTCTCGAGACTCCAACCAGTCCCCGGTACTGACCCCATCGTCCTCGACATCGACCCTCAACGACTTACGCAACAAGCCGCTGCCGCAGAATGCTGGCCATGGAGGCGATCACGGTGCTGGCCAGCCATCTGGCCTTTCTGGTGCTTCTCAACCAGGCCTCGCTGACCGCTTTGGTCCCATGGGCGGCGCTGCCAACCCCAACGGTGCCAATGCGGGT
This genomic stretch from Trichoderma breve strain T069 chromosome 1, whole genome shotgun sequence harbors:
- a CDS encoding RNA polymerase III transcription factor (TF)IIIC subunit domain-containing protein; amino-acid sequence: MDTPRQEDVGIGSSGSTARNPARDRREDGAPRYAIPPRELTAVEIPAVVEDVDRAVKAFGRVPSLRHVLDPLRNSIPLYINPEEPFCPPIMSHNARSHNIVLKVTVPKRTGRKRKRGTNEPWQGDVELQGVDEASPSENVRSIARLDDPRLLRRKLEDNVDKYHVEAVGLIKHTHRFRGLADFYWDMDKSSFAQRFVNQVLPGDVEKLKEFKFAPGIDQGSNVDIIPPPIFTHMSLPFNYFYSQNPYVRLTEDGGTVNTTAVKQVGHFIGTEDAAPTGPQIPPDMTDPRMVEVIAQLEEAFEDRPVWTRRSLLNHLAGKLRNWNELKKYLNYAAYQFKGGPWRDGVVPYGIDPRTDPKYRIYQTLMFKLPKQKRARKDQTWQSLRRVQMGRTKEFVQELSASHMFDGETYHTDGKVWQVCDITDPLLRELLDNAEVRSTWDVSSGWYHGGLWAKVKAIMKTKLVAIQFGRQLTKEDFAPTLQCGDQTPIRSTSATFHLPLPNLNLTTEELTQLRGREPSKKKSQVYNVRVRPRAKIDIDAMEGQSVVTSHDADADADLEADAEAEAASILGRMEQSEDSEAGSDDDDDEDEDDEENENGSEEEEGMGHTGFEGDEDDYGEMDDE